In Anolis sagrei isolate rAnoSag1 chromosome 5, rAnoSag1.mat, whole genome shotgun sequence, the DNA window tgggatttgtagttttgcaaggtctttagctttcactGCCCAAGAGCGCTGttccctccccaaactacagttcccaggattccatagcattgaaccaagacagttcaagtggtggcaaacttcattatttttactattttaatgCACTCTGGCTTGGCTTGTGTTTATTATTCCGGCATAAACATTTCCTTTTCTCGTCCAGAGTTTTATGTAGTACATGTGTTCTGCACATTGTGATTGATTTTTCATTGCATTatcctgttttgttttattttgctttgttttattgtcttcctatgtattgtcgaaggctttcaaggccggaatcactggattgttgtaggtttcttcaggctatatggccatgttctagaggcattctctcctgacgtttcgcctgcatctatggcaagcatcctcagaggttgtgatgtctcatagatgcaggcgaaacgtcaggagagaatgcctctagaacatggccatatagcctgaaaaaacctacaacaaccctgtatatTCCTacgtttttttctattttattgtgttgttggttctgttggtttgttttaCAGTATTTTGCTGCAATGTATTTCTGGGCTCGGCCTCGTgtaagtcaccccgagtcccctttggggagatggtggcggggtataaatatagattattattattattattattattattattatttatttcagactttTAGTATTATGTTTTACTTTTAGTTCAGCCTCAGTTCTAGCTATATACCTGTAAGTATTCTTTACAtggatatttctttctttttttgccgcccccccccccccccaatgtttattattttggtTGTGAATCAGAATGCTTGcaaaaaagtaacaaataaataattgggaggaaagggggaggtcAAATCATCTGCCTGCTGTCCTTGGTTTGTGTTGGATAATTATTCCACTGCACAAATACATCAGAGCATGAAGAGTAGTTCTTGCTTAGAACCGTTGTTCCAATTATAATTTCCTGGGACTAGCATACATTTGGTGTTTcagagaggagagaggaggcagATGGTTTTTGGCATTGAgagccttgggttgttgtagttttttcaggctatatggccatggtctagagcagtggttctcaaccttcctaatgccgcgaccccttaatccagttcctcatgttgtggtgacccacaaccatatacattattttcattgctacgtcataactgtaattttgctactgtgatgaatggTCATGTAaataggatatattttcatttactggaccaaatttagcataaATACCCATTATGACCAagttggaatactggtggggtttgggggggggggaggattgatttttgtcatttgggagttgtggttgttgggatttatagttaactaacaatataagagcattctgaactacaacaacaatggacttgaaccaaacttggcacacagaactcccatgaccaacagaaaatactggaagggtttggtgggcattgaccttgagtttgggagttgtagttcacctacatccagagagcactgtcgattcagacaatgatggacctagcttggcacagatacttcatttcacttcacttcatttcttaattagtcgctctccaccaagatgctccgagtgacttacagtctaaaatagcatttacacaatataaaaacattaaacataaaaacattcaacagtgactatttgggtactcaatatgcccaaatgtgaacactggtggagtttggggaaaatagaccttgacatttgggagttgtggttgctgggatttattgtgcACCTACAATCATAGTTCAgcagcaatcaaagagcattctgaaccccatcaacaatagaattgggccaaactccccacacagaacccccatgaccaacagacaatactgtgttttctgatggtctttggtgacctctctgacaccccctggcgactcccccaggggtcccgacccccaggttgagaaacactggtctagaggcattctctcctgacatttcgcctgcatctatggcaagcatcctcacctctgacgatgcttgccatagatgcaggcgaaacgtcaggagagaatacctctagaccatggccatatagcctgaaaaaactacaacaacccagtgactccagccatgaaagcttttgacaatacattgagagCCTTGTTTCTCTTGTGTTGCTGCAGGGCCCAGACTTGGAGCCATCACAGCAGAACGGAGAGGAGGCCCCGGAGGACTTGTTGGAGCGGCTGGCCCACACGGAGAGGCTGGTGGTCCAGTTGAAGGACCTGGTCCGGGAGAAAGACGCCCAGCTCCAGAAGAAGGAAGCCTTTCTCCAGGTGACCATATGCAATGTTCTCTCACATATCTTGGGCTGTGTCAGAAGGAGTCTAGATCAgtttttcccaaccttcctaataccgtgactccttaatacattacctcatgttgtggtgacccccaaccataaaatcatttgtgttgctacttcatgactctaattttgctactgttatgaattgtaatgtaaatatccgatatgcaggatcttttttcattcactggaccaaatttggcacaaatacctgatacacccaaatttgaatactggatggggggggggggttgttgattttgccatttgtgaattgtagttgctgggatttctagttcacctacgatcaaagagcattctgaactccaccaacgatggaattgaaccaaacttggctcacagaactcccatgaccaacagaaaataatggaagggtttggtgggcattgaccttgagtttgggagttgtagttcacgtacatccagagaacactgtggactcaagctatgatagatctggaccaaacttggcatgaatcctcaatatgcccaaatgtgaaatgtggatttgggggaaatatacgtagatatttgggagttgtagttgctggtatagaatcatagaatcaaagagttgaaagagacctcatgggccatccagtccaaccccctgccaagaagcaggaatattacattcaatatgtatagttcacctacagttgaAGAGCCCCttgaagcccaccaacaatagaattgggccaaacttcccacacagaatccacatgaccaacactcaatactgtgttttctgatggtctttggcggcccctgttcaatgttccaatgttctctcTTGCTAAGGAGGCTTTTccttgtaataaaataatatggttgcactatttacaaaagcaaggtttccataacacaaataaagttctttatacttccttctttgcttccgctctgggcttctttctcatgtagataaacagcttcgctctcacagagcttccTCTCTCACCGAACTTACACAGTAGCTTTtgacacacagcagccttcacactggagcttcacatatGAGGCCTCCAACCTGGggtttctcacaccaggccttcctcatactgaggtctactaacactctctcacactgaggcctactaacaccgtGGCCTCTCTCACACGgagaccttctcatactgaggcctctctcacactcagaccttctcataccgaggcctctctcacacggagaccttctcataccgaggcttctctcacactgagcccttctcatactgaggcctccctcacactgagaccttctcaTTCTGAGGCCTCTCTTACACTGAGACCTCATTCTGAGGCCTCTCTTACACTGAGACCTTATCattctgaggcctctctcacactgagaccttctcattctgaggcctctctcatactgaggcctctctcactctgaGACCTCATTCTGAGGCCTCTCTTACACTGAGACCTTCTCATTCTGAGGCCTCTCTTACACTgagaccttctcatactgaggcctctctcactctgaGACCTCATTCTGAGGCCTCTCTTTCACTGAGACCTTCTCATTCTGAGGCCTCTTACACTGAGACCTCattctgaggcctctctcacactgagaccttctcaTTCTGAGGCCTGTCTTACACTgagaccttctcatactgaggcctctctcactctgagtgctgctaagctacaggcacagctgcctatattgaactacagcttttgctgagtcactaCATCCACTTAACTCTtgcagtgcttgactcacatttttgtaattaagcATGCCTTGTTAATTTTTAATACTTCTGATACTCTTCACCTGGAGTAATAACCCAGTTCTGGGAAaagcaattcaagagggatattgacaagatgtGTCATTTCTCGCATAGGTGTTTAGGAGGGCACTCCTTTGCCTGCTAATGTAGAGGCCTTGTGTGTTGTGTTGCTTCGCTGTGAGCATTTTGTCATGTGCCTTTTGCgttccctcctccaggaagaaagGCAGGCTGCAGATGCCAAGCTGCTGAAGCTGAAATTGCAGGCCAAGGCAAAGCTGGCGTCTCTGAACAAGCGCATTGAAGAGCTGACAGAAAAGGGGGGAGCGTCGCTGGGAGAGCCTCCCCCTCCTGCTAAGGTAGGCCCAAACCCCAGATTGAGTATGGCCTCAGTACTCTTTTCCTTGAGGCTGAGCCCCAGGTGTACTGGCAGACCCACTTCAAAGGATATTGAATTAAGCATTTTGAATGGCCTCCATccagaccaagcatgggcaaactttggccctccctccaggtgttttggacttcaactcccacaattcctaacatcctactggctgttaggaattgtgggagttgaaatccaaaacatttttggGGTGCAGAAATTGTCCTGGGCCCTTCTGCATTTGCTTACCTCAACCAAAGCAAATGGAGGCACTTCtgcttattgggttgttgtaggttttttcgagctatttatggccatgttctagaggcattctctcctgacgttttgcctgcatctatggcaagcatcctcagaggtaatgaggtctgatggaactaggaatttattttatttatttatttcaaagttttctataccgaccttctcacctcattgagggacgcagcccggtttccaaccataaaaacacatacaatcagtaaaatatcatagttcacaattacagtaacacattaaaaataacaatatatttaaaactacggtggtcagtcgtcatattaaaatcaaatatacatcatcttccatccaaaatcctagggtgttgtctcattcatcgaaagcctgtctccacaacaggaaaaagggtttatatatctgtggaatgtccagcgtgggacaaagaactcttgtctgctggagctaggtgtgaatgtttcaactgaccaccttgattagcatttgatggcctggcagtgcctggggcaatcttttgttgagaggtgattagatgtcccagattgtttcctctctgttgttttgctgttgtaattttagagtttttttttaatactggtagccagattttgttcattttcatggtttcctcctttctgttgaaactgtccacatgcttgtgtatttcaatggcttctctgtgtcgcctgacatggtggttgtgagagtggtccagcacttccgtgttctcaaataatctgctgtgtccaggctggttcctcaggtgctctgctctggctgacttctctggttgagtgagtctgcagtgcctttcatgttccctgattcgtgtctgggcaatgctgctgcgtttggtggtccctctggagacttgtccacagctgcatggtctaTGGTAGAGTCCTGTAGAAGCTTCTGCTTATTTCCGCTGATTTCCCACATGCCTTTTCTCTCATTCTATTTGCTAAGCGGTTtgaaattaatgtattgtcaaaggctttcctggccggaatcacagagttgttgtaggttttttgggctgtataaccattgttcccaaagcattctctcctgacgtttcacctgcatctatggcaggcatcctcagaggttgtgaggtctgttggaaactaggaaaattgggtttatatatctgtggaaagtccagggtggaacaaaaaactcttgtctgttggaactaagtgtagatgtttcaattggccaccttgattaacatttgatggcctggcagtttttagttgtgtcttgttactgcctgagggaatcttttgttgagaggtgattagctgtccctgattgtttcttgtctgaagttgCCCAGTGTcagagtgctgttctttatttacatttataagtTTTCAAATTATTTTGCTTCTCTTCAACCTCTCCAGGGTCTTTCAGAGTTGCAGAACAATTCCTGAAACAGTAaagagaataatagaatcaaagagttggaagagacctcatgggccatccagtccaaccccctgccaagaagcaggaatattgcattcagagatTTTGCAAAATATACTCTTGATGTATAGATTAGAGATTATAGAGTATAGATTatggattagagagatgggccaaaactaagaaaatgaagttcaacagtgacaaatgcaagatactccactttggcagaaaaaatgaaatgcaaagatacagaatgggtgacgcctggctcgagagcagtacgtgtgaaaaagatcttggagtcctcgtggacaacaagttaaacatgagccaacaatgtgatgtggcagcaaaaaaagccaatgggattttggcctgcatcaataggagcatagtgtctagatctaaggaagtaatgctacccctctattctgctttagttagaccacatctggaatattgtgtccaattctgggcaccacaattcaagagagatattgagaagctggaatgtgtccagaggagggcgactcaaatgatcaagggtctggagaacaagccctatgaggagcggcttagggaactgggcatgtttagcctgaagaagagaaggctgagaggagatatgatagccatgtataaatatgtgagaggaagccacagggaggaggagggagcaagcttgttttctgcttccttggagactaggacgcaagggaacaatggcttcaaactacaagagaggagattccatctgaacattaggaagaacttcctgactgtgagagccgttcagcagtggaactctctgccccggagtgtggtggaggctccttctttggaagcttttaagcagaggctggatggccatctgtcaggggtgatttgaatgcaatattcctgcttcttggcaggatggggttggactggatggcccatgaggtctcttccaactctttgattctatgattctatgtccgtGCTTGCAAAAGGGCACCACTGTGCAGAGCCCCTTTTTTCATTGCTTCGGATAGATGTTcactttgagtttccttctgctttctgccTCCAGGATGAAAATGATCAGAGAACACACAGCAAAGCAGAAGGGGAGACAGAAGGACTACAGAGGCAGCTTCAGGAACGGGATGAATTGGTGGCGAAGCTCCAAGAACAGCTGGAGGCAGCGACAGGAAGCCTGGCAGAGGCACAGGCCCAGGTAAGGGACCCctgttctttttttccctttgttaTCATGGGCCTGTATGATGGCACAAAGTTCCAgcttgcctaaaggaggcagttgtgagatCTATATTTGAAAAGCCATCCTTGGACCCCTCTATAATGGACAACTAGCAGCCAGTGTCCAACTTTCCTTTTCTGAGAAAGGTCTTGGAGTGTTTGGTGGCCTCCCAActacagggatttctggatgaaatggattgttgttgttcgttcgttcagtcgtctccgactcttcgtgacctcatggaccagtccacgccagagctccctgtcggctgtcaccactcccagctccttcaaggtcagtccagtcacttcaaggatgccatccatccaccttgcccttggtcggcccctcttccttttgccttccactttccccagcataattgtcttctctaggcttggctgtctcctcatgatgtggccaaaggacttcaactttgtctctagtatccttccctccagtgagcagccgggctttctttcctggaggatggactggttggatcttctcgcagcccaaggcactctcaggactttcctccaacaccacagctcaaaagcatctctcttccttggctcagccttccctaagaaggtccagctctcacatccgtaggtgactccagggaagaccatggcttggactaggcaatggatcttggttgccagtctgatgtctctactctttactcttTTATCAAAactagacattgctctcctcccaaggaggaagcgtcttctgatttcctggccacagtctgcatctgcactcatctttgcgcctagaaatacaaaccctgtcacgccctccacgttttctccctctattttccagttgtcaatcattcttgttgccataatcttggtttttttgatgtttagctgcaacccagcttttgcgctttcttctttcaccttgattagaaggctcctcagctcctcctcgctttcggccatcagagtggtgtcatctgcatatctgaggttgttcatgtttcttccagccatttccaccccagctttgcattcctcaagccccgcacatcctcgcatgatgtgttctgcatacaagttaaaaaggttgggtgagagtctgcagccttgccggacgcctttcccaatcttgaacccgtctcctgttccgtggtcagttctgactgttgcgacttggtccttgtacagattcctcaggagagagggaagggggcttgggatgcccatcccaccaagaacttgccacagtttattatgatccacacagtcaaaggctttagaatagtcaatgaagcagaaatagatgtttttctgaaactccctgcctttctccattatccagtggatattgaaATGGATTACCTAGatacatttcaatctggtttcaggcctggccatggaacAGAggcagctttggtcgccttggtggatgacctgcAAAGAGAGCTAGAGAGGGGGAGGGTGTCTTGATGGTAAGACTGAATTAATGACTAGACAAGATCATTTACAATTAAGAGTTCGTAGAAGTTCACGTCTGGCCAGCAAGTGTGGaaccaaaggtcaacgcaatgcttttaTGTTTGGGAAAACTATTTAATGATGCAGCCGACAGGCAATCCCTGTCAGTCCAATGTTactcttcccatgttaacttctgtggatttACCTTGGCTTTTGGCAGCATGCCTCTGGCTTCTTGAGACTTGGATCTTGTTCCTGTTTGTACCTGTTTACCATGGACTCCTGTCTGACcgttgctaagggattatgcttcatggtTTTGCTTTtgaatcttgggaactttgcctttacttttaagactctgttttgcctatggaacttttgcatttctatttctctggtttgattttgcttttttgcaataaactacaaaacctacagccttggtgtgagttggtgtcttgagcaaggtgaaaagtaccctgagttgcaacaagtagtagagttgggtgtcacctGCATATATGTGTCGCTGcattccaaaactccggatgatctcacccagaagtttcatgtatatgttgaacatcatgggagacaaaatggaaccttGAGGA includes these proteins:
- the LOC137097148 gene encoding golgin subfamily B member 1-like; the encoded protein is MLSRLSGLANTVLHELSGDGEDDGASTLPTGPDLEPSQQNGEEAPEDLLERLAHTERLVVQLKDLVREKDAQLQKKEAFLQEERQAADAKLLKLKLQAKAKLASLNKRIEELTEKGGASLGEPPPPAKDENDQRTHSKAEGETEGLQRQLQERDELVAKLQEQLEAATGSLAEAQAQVRDPCSFFPFVIMGLYDGTKFQLA